The DNA window CGTATCCGCGGGGAGTACGCAATCAACCAACCCTCCAAGGGTTTATCCCACGTCCTAGGCGGGAGGTAACACAACACACAGTCTACCGACACGGTCAGCACGGGATGGGCCTCGCTGCTCGATCACACCGCCGTCGAGTCCGGGACCGACTTCCCCTCCCCTGCCCAACTCGAAGTTATGCGTAAGATCCGCCGAAATCTGTACACGACTTCGAGTTCGGCTAGCCAGTCCTAAGACCGTCCAGCTACTCCTCCGGCTCCGTCAGCCCTTCGCGCTCGTCGCGCTCGGCCCATTCGAGCAGCGGCTCGATCGAGAACACCGCATCGTCTATGCCCGCGTGCAGGTCCCCCAGCTCGGCGAACCTGGCCGGCACCGTGAAGATCGTGAACTCGAGCGGATCGACGTCGGGTATCTCGCCCCAGGAGATCGGTGTCGAGACGGTGGCTTCCTGATTTCCGCGGACCGAGTAGGCGCTGGCGATGGTGTGATCGCGAGCATTCTGGTTGTAGTCCACGAACAGCTTCGTCGGGTCACGGTCCTTGCGCCACCACGTCGTGGTCACCTCCTCCGGCGCGCGACGCTCTACTTCGCGGGCGAAAGCCAGTGCGGCCCTGCGTACATCCTTGACGCCGTACACCGGGTCGATTCGCACGTAGATGTGCAGGCCATGTCCGCCCGAGGTTTTCGGCCATCCAACCGCACCGAGATCGTCGAGCACGTCTTTCACGACACCTGCGACCCGTCGGACGCGGTCGAACGGGCAGTCAGGCATCGGATCGAGGTCGATGCGCCACTCGTCCGGCTTCTCGACGTCGGCCCGTCGGCTGTTCCACGGATGAAACTCCACAGTGGACATCTGCACTGCCCAGGCCACGTGTGCCAACTCGGTGACGCACAGCTCGTCGGCCGTGCGGTTGTAGCGCGGGAACGTGACCCGCACGGTCTCGAGCCACGGC is part of the Rhodococcus sovatensis genome and encodes:
- the ligD gene encoding non-homologous end-joining DNA ligase — its product is MASSSPAIELPVGDRIVRISNPDRVYFPESGATKLDLVNYYLSVGDGIVRALRERPCMMHRFPKGLAGEKVHQKRVPNGAPPWLETVRVTFPRYNRTADELCVTELAHVAWAVQMSTVEFHPWNSRRADVEKPDEWRIDLDPMPDCPFDRVRRVAGVVKDVLDDLGAVGWPKTSGGHGLHIYVRIDPVYGVKDVRRAALAFAREVERRAPEEVTTTWWRKDRDPTKLFVDYNQNARDHTIASAYSVRGNQEATVSTPISWGEIPDVDPLEFTIFTVPARFAELGDLHAGIDDAVFSIEPLLEWAERDEREGLTEPEE